In bacterium YEK0313, one genomic interval encodes:
- the eta gene encoding Exfoliative toxin A precursor produces the protein MCVFTPRLGYVQRQMRALSAVCRVDIDGRAEGTGFLVGPNLVLTNHHVLLLAEALVGGDKALRKPVSCRFDVDRRDDGSISPGKPVAVRACLAFSPASAWEYGVPGAADEPTLDELDYALLELEAPVSEDMTAFGQRRGWIGLPARQPVIARERVYVVQHPAGEPAAINAQGEGVLGFLSNGLKNRLIYSPVAMPGSSGSPCFNDSWELIAMHNWGGKDYRRGVPIGLIQTALQAEGFGPALAPMNAQSAFDRLHDQLNALRRTAEDDAAVKRLLEDSAEILEGLSETLARLHIYKELHEFLHNVQTGTLPPLIACVPASGEPRVNELVALADDLSVKIDEPREQAQKLPLAGARGSVAQLQWLEDMARTAAALSGKPQDEPRSKVLRIRRIVRTQMQMLNESLRGEADRIDFNGMHRLLTSAVRAGALAGTAGARQIELDAEVVIQIRDDLNRRVHQHGEWQASENDQMVLEDHVRDDAIQAPDMFVERWAPTLQQIRLLCDADLSSTLLTELVGYGDELDRSIADGRWSDTPRLFGNFRRRTMRAFWFVDRDLLDRARQMSQLGAPMKALLAFAQDT, from the coding sequence GTGTGCGTCTTCACCCCCAGGCTCGGCTATGTCCAGCGCCAGATGCGGGCGCTGTCCGCGGTCTGCCGCGTCGACATCGACGGGCGGGCCGAGGGCACCGGCTTCCTGGTCGGGCCGAATCTCGTCCTGACCAATCATCACGTCCTGCTGCTGGCCGAGGCCCTGGTCGGCGGCGACAAGGCCCTGCGCAAGCCCGTCTCCTGCCGTTTCGACGTCGACCGCCGCGACGACGGCAGCATCTCTCCCGGCAAGCCGGTCGCGGTCCGCGCGTGCCTCGCCTTCAGCCCTGCCTCGGCCTGGGAATATGGCGTGCCCGGCGCAGCCGACGAACCGACGCTCGACGAACTCGACTATGCCCTGCTCGAACTGGAAGCGCCGGTCAGCGAGGACATGACGGCCTTTGGCCAGCGCCGCGGCTGGATCGGCCTGCCGGCCAGGCAGCCGGTGATCGCCCGCGAACGCGTCTATGTGGTGCAGCATCCGGCCGGCGAGCCGGCCGCCATCAATGCCCAGGGCGAAGGCGTGCTCGGCTTCCTGTCCAATGGTCTGAAGAACCGGCTCATCTATTCGCCCGTCGCCATGCCCGGCTCGTCCGGCTCGCCCTGCTTCAATGACAGCTGGGAGCTGATCGCCATGCACAATTGGGGCGGCAAGGACTATCGCCGCGGCGTGCCGATCGGCCTGATCCAGACAGCGCTCCAGGCCGAGGGCTTCGGCCCCGCCCTGGCGCCGATGAACGCGCAGTCCGCCTTCGACCGGCTGCACGACCAGCTCAATGCCTTGCGCCGGACGGCCGAGGACGACGCCGCGGTGAAGCGTCTTCTCGAGGATTCCGCCGAGATCCTGGAAGGGCTGTCGGAGACCCTGGCGCGCCTGCACATCTACAAGGAGCTGCATGAATTCCTGCACAATGTGCAGACCGGCACGCTGCCGCCGCTGATCGCCTGCGTTCCCGCCAGCGGCGAGCCGCGCGTGAACGAGCTGGTGGCGCTCGCCGACGACCTCAGCGTCAAGATCGACGAGCCGCGCGAGCAGGCGCAGAAGCTGCCGCTCGCCGGTGCCCGCGGCAGCGTCGCCCAGCTCCAGTGGCTCGAGGACATGGCGCGCACCGCCGCCGCGCTGAGCGGCAAGCCCCAGGATGAACCGCGCAGCAAGGTGCTGCGCATCCGGCGCATCGTGCGCACCCAGATGCAGATGCTCAACGAGAGCCTGCGGGGCGAAGCCGACCGCATCGACTTCAACGGCATGCACAGGCTTCTGACCAGCGCCGTCCGCGCCGGCGCGCTGGCCGGCACGGCCGGGGCCCGGCAGATCGAGCTCGACGCGGAGGTGGTCATTCAGATCCGCGACGATCTCAACCGCCGCGTCCACCAGCATGGCGAGTGGCAGGCGAGCGAGAACGACCAGATGGTGCTGGAGGACCATGTTCGGGACGACGCCATCCAGGCGCCGGACATGTTCGTCGAGCGCTGGGCGCCGACGCTGCAGCAGATCCGCCTGCTCTGCGATGCCGATCTGTCCTCGACCCTGCTCACCGAGCTCGTCGGTTATGGCGACGAGCTCGACCGCAGCATCGCCGACGGCCGCTGGTCCGATACGCCGCGCCTGTTCGGCAATTTCCGCCGGCGCACCATGCGCGCCTTCTGGTTCGTCGATCGCGACCTCCTGGATCGCGCCCGGCAGATGTCGCAGCTCGGCGCGCCGATGAAGGCGCTGCTGGCCTTTGCGCAGGACACATGA
- a CDS encoding Phospholipase D Active site motif protein: MSDMTELNDANRRFLDALRRRRPADAAELDRRLLSGATTTLERAGAGTDPGQVTMAIETIVSEHRPVLFVKADGIDFGDLPPLAPEARDLVTALKSDAASVAGILPLVGRVDVSGFAGGVDYLGTGWFIAEDVVVTNRHVAALIAQWNGRSFDFVAGASGRPIGAALGTRHQKGDEPGDDRRAFKVEEVLYIEPAAGPNDIAFLRVRRNASGTGPQAVPLAAAEARPDGFVCTIGYPAEGDPAAIPNQDLMRRLYQSQYDVKRIAPGLAMAALDGAASHDCTTLGGCSGGLVLDPATGTAVGLHFAGIWRQRNLAVPVAALKDYVARRRWLAPPAIETGATPNRDGRPAAGAAAQVVAPAAPANGTTTWTIPLTVTVGLGTPVMSTGSPVAMAVTAAPTTLDEAVAVFWKQKPAGVLAVRAGFLDEGDAIGDTPCIAASVRPAELGRAATAGPAAFMGYPVRYDTADRLEQVDTIIRPEAISTIAYDDDARTGEDFSFETVVEPMRARLHVGPEYSWDELERFLGAASGHLVSAIYEFHGDHIRAAIEARLEAGLDFRVVMDNVTFTEGTVKEGDFDRGEVFAAWRDRFAGRFHAIVPREGARGLVARAYHVKVSVRDDDTIWLSSGNWKRGSSQPVVTEAMRANATVKDLPGNREWHIVLASPTLARRFRAHIGQDFARAAALASEVIAEAGPGQRYVDIADTVGEAAALERKAPSRLLVPKAIDRTLRVRPLLTPDARGAVYSEAVLDLIRSARERLWFQIPYIAMPSSPDADRGYIDELIAALTDKLKRLPDARVILRSGGSDLSNPTHAAWHFKARGVDIAGRLRQIDNHHTKGMIVDGRRVLIGSHNWSGEGVTLNRDASLIIHDEEVAAYYAEAFAIDWDRARPISPKKSARAESTVLPAEGPSAPVGYRRISLSELLSGDL, translated from the coding sequence ATGTCGGACATGACCGAACTGAACGATGCCAATCGTCGTTTCCTCGATGCCTTGCGCCGGCGCCGGCCGGCCGACGCAGCCGAGCTCGACCGCCGTCTGCTGTCGGGCGCCACGACGACGCTCGAAAGGGCGGGCGCGGGAACCGATCCGGGCCAGGTCACGATGGCCATCGAAACCATCGTCAGCGAGCATCGGCCGGTGCTGTTCGTCAAGGCCGACGGCATCGACTTCGGCGACCTGCCGCCGCTCGCGCCGGAAGCCAGGGACCTGGTCACGGCACTAAAGAGCGACGCCGCCAGTGTGGCCGGCATTCTGCCCCTGGTCGGACGGGTCGACGTGTCGGGCTTCGCCGGCGGCGTCGACTATCTCGGCACCGGCTGGTTCATCGCCGAGGATGTCGTGGTCACCAATCGCCACGTCGCGGCGTTGATCGCGCAATGGAACGGACGGAGCTTCGACTTCGTTGCCGGCGCCAGCGGCCGGCCGATCGGTGCGGCGCTCGGAACGCGCCACCAGAAGGGCGACGAGCCCGGCGATGACCGGCGCGCCTTCAAGGTCGAGGAGGTGCTCTATATCGAGCCTGCCGCCGGGCCGAACGACATCGCCTTCCTGCGCGTGCGGCGCAACGCCTCCGGCACCGGCCCGCAGGCCGTGCCGCTCGCCGCGGCCGAAGCGAGGCCCGACGGCTTCGTCTGCACCATCGGCTATCCGGCCGAAGGCGATCCGGCCGCGATTCCCAATCAGGACCTGATGCGCCGGCTCTATCAGAGCCAGTACGACGTGAAGCGCATCGCGCCGGGCCTTGCCATGGCCGCGCTCGACGGCGCGGCGTCGCACGACTGCACGACGCTCGGCGGCTGTTCCGGCGGCCTCGTGCTCGATCCCGCGACCGGCACCGCCGTCGGCCTGCATTTCGCCGGTATCTGGCGCCAGCGCAATCTCGCCGTGCCGGTCGCCGCGCTGAAGGACTATGTCGCGCGCCGCCGCTGGCTGGCGCCGCCGGCGATCGAAACCGGCGCGACCCCGAACCGGGACGGCCGGCCGGCGGCCGGCGCCGCCGCCCAGGTCGTCGCGCCTGCCGCGCCGGCGAACGGCACGACGACCTGGACCATTCCGCTCACCGTCACGGTCGGGCTCGGCACGCCGGTCATGAGCACCGGCTCGCCGGTAGCCATGGCCGTCACAGCCGCGCCGACGACGCTCGACGAGGCGGTCGCCGTCTTCTGGAAGCAGAAGCCGGCCGGCGTCCTGGCCGTGCGCGCCGGCTTCCTCGACGAAGGCGACGCCATTGGCGACACGCCCTGCATCGCAGCCTCGGTCCGGCCTGCCGAGCTGGGGCGCGCCGCGACCGCCGGTCCCGCCGCCTTCATGGGCTATCCTGTGCGCTACGACACGGCGGACCGGCTCGAACAGGTGGACACCATCATCCGGCCGGAGGCGATCAGCACCATTGCCTATGACGATGATGCCCGCACCGGCGAGGACTTCTCCTTCGAGACGGTCGTCGAACCCATGCGCGCCAGGCTTCATGTCGGTCCGGAATATTCGTGGGACGAGCTCGAGCGCTTCCTCGGAGCGGCGAGCGGCCATCTGGTCTCGGCCATCTACGAATTTCATGGCGATCATATCCGCGCGGCGATCGAAGCGCGGCTCGAGGCCGGCCTCGACTTTCGCGTCGTGATGGACAATGTCACCTTTACCGAAGGCACCGTGAAGGAGGGCGACTTCGACCGCGGCGAGGTCTTCGCGGCCTGGCGCGACCGTTTCGCCGGCCGGTTCCATGCCATCGTGCCCCGCGAAGGCGCGCGCGGCCTCGTCGCCCGCGCCTACCACGTCAAGGTCTCGGTCCGGGACGACGACACGATCTGGCTCTCCTCGGGCAACTGGAAGCGTGGTTCGAGCCAGCCGGTCGTCACCGAGGCCATGCGCGCCAATGCCACAGTCAAGGACCTGCCGGGCAATCGCGAATGGCACATCGTGCTGGCGAGCCCGACCCTCGCCCGGCGCTTCCGGGCGCATATCGGCCAGGATTTCGCACGCGCAGCCGCGCTGGCCAGCGAGGTGATCGCGGAGGCGGGCCCCGGCCAGCGTTATGTCGATATCGCCGATACCGTCGGCGAAGCCGCCGCTCTGGAGCGCAAGGCGCCCTCGCGCCTGCTCGTGCCGAAGGCGATCGACCGGACGTTGCGCGTCCGCCCGCTCCTGACGCCCGATGCGCGCGGCGCGGTCTATTCGGAGGCCGTGCTGGACCTGATCCGCTCGGCCCGCGAACGGCTCTGGTTCCAGATCCCCTATATCGCCATGCCGTCGAGCCCCGACGCCGATCGCGGCTATATCGACGAGCTGATCGCCGCGCTCACCGACAAGCTGAAGCGCCTGCCGGACGCCAGGGTGATCCTCAGGAGCGGCGGCAGCGACCTGTCGAACCCGACCCACGCCGCCTGGCACTTCAAGGCCCGGGGCGTCGACATTGCCGGCCGGCTGCGCCAGATCGACAACCACCACACCAAGGGCATGATCGTCGATGGCCGGCGCGTGCTGATCGGCAGCCACAACTGGAGCGGCGAAGGCGTCACGCTGAACCGCGACGCTTCGCTCATCATCCACGACGAGGAGGTCGCCGCCTATTACGCGGAGGCCTTCGCGATCGACTGGGACAGGGCCCGCCCGATCTCGCCGAAAAAATCCGCAAGGGCGGAAAGCACCGTCCTGCCGGCGGAGGGCCCGTCGGCGCCCGTCGGCTATCGCCGCATCAGCCTGTCGGAACTTCTGTCGGGAGATCTGTGA